In Candidatus Kaistella beijingensis, a genomic segment contains:
- a CDS encoding bifunctional transcriptional activator/DNA repair enzyme AdaA has product MNLSPEIMYDASFNKNPEFEGVFWMGVKTTGIFCRPTCPARKPKFENVEFFNNTKDAILKGYRPCKVCKPLENPNETPDFIQKLLNELTENPALKLKDYDLVDRGWEPATVRRWFLKNHGMTFHAFQRMFKINSAFKKLQSGENIVDAAFDSGYQSLSGFNDSFKNIFGVSPKNSKSEKVVDLKRIETPLGTMIACADENGICMLEFSDRKALPTELKEISKHFNANIIQGENKHFKTLEKELSEYFERKRMQFDVPLSPVGTEFQKNVWEVLRKIPYGTTRSYQEQAKILGNPKAVRAVANANGLNKISIIIPCHRVIGSDGKLTGYGGGIWRKQKLLELEKAILF; this is encoded by the coding sequence ATGAACTTATCTCCCGAAATCATGTACGATGCTTCCTTCAATAAAAATCCTGAATTTGAAGGTGTTTTTTGGATGGGCGTAAAAACCACCGGAATTTTTTGCCGACCAACTTGTCCCGCCAGGAAACCGAAATTTGAAAACGTGGAATTCTTTAATAATACTAAAGATGCGATTCTAAAAGGTTACCGACCGTGCAAAGTGTGTAAACCTTTGGAAAACCCAAACGAAACCCCCGATTTCATTCAAAAATTATTGAATGAATTAACTGAAAATCCTGCGTTGAAATTGAAAGATTACGATTTGGTAGATCGAGGTTGGGAACCTGCAACGGTTCGCAGATGGTTTTTGAAAAATCATGGAATGACGTTTCATGCGTTCCAGAGAATGTTTAAAATTAATTCAGCCTTCAAAAAATTGCAAAGTGGAGAAAATATTGTAGATGCGGCATTTGATAGTGGCTACCAAAGTTTAAGCGGCTTCAATGATAGTTTTAAAAATATTTTCGGAGTCTCACCAAAAAATTCAAAATCGGAGAAAGTAGTTGATTTAAAAAGAATTGAAACTCCACTCGGAACAATGATTGCCTGTGCCGATGAAAACGGAATTTGTATGTTGGAATTCAGCGACAGAAAAGCTTTACCAACCGAGTTGAAAGAAATTTCCAAGCATTTCAATGCGAATATTATCCAGGGTGAAAACAAACATTTTAAAACTTTAGAAAAAGAACTTTCAGAATATTTTGAAAGAAAAAGAATGCAATTTGATGTTCCGCTTTCGCCGGTTGGAACAGAATTTCAGAAAAATGTATGGGAAGTTCTGCGTAAAATTCCGTACGGAACAACAAGAAGTTATCAGGAACAGGCAAAAATTCTCGGAAATCCAAAAGCAGTTCGCGCTGTTGCCAATGCAAATGGTTTGAATAAAATTTCAATAATCATTCCGTGTCATCGAGTCATCGGAAGCGACGGGAAACTTACCGGCTACGGCGGCGGAATATGGCGGAAACAAAAATTACTGGAACTGGAAAAAGCAATTCTGTTTTAG
- a CDS encoding chloride channel protein codes for MERKRIQRHYYFRLILISALIALISSFLAFSLKKITEFFQEHLFEFANYGKSWLFIFLPTIGITTIYFLRKYLFKNRKNKGIAEIYKTVDQRKDHLPFFKIPSHYLNGFLTVIFGGSTGIEVSTVVATATVGNSLYEKNFSANIYKLELIGAGVCAGVAVLFGNPIAGFLFAFEVIARKFNKTLLMSFTASALVSWAFLYFFPSKPLISIKVKEWHWFALPFMLVLSLFSGVLSAYFTILVIRIKDFFAGISNNFIRVNLGALIVGAMIFVFPFLYGDSYHSLGETISKPESFSILFFLTLVLLKPIASSLTLGAGGDGGVFAPSIVAGAYLGIGFALVCNTFFGTDLIYLNFALIGAAATLSTSIYAPLTALFLVCNLAPNGFELGFPVLLVCVISKFFTQKFILPYNVYTYLSTHKA; via the coding sequence ATGGAAAGAAAAAGAATTCAGCGTCACTACTACTTCCGGCTCATTTTAATCTCTGCACTTATCGCACTTATTTCTTCTTTTCTTGCTTTTTCACTCAAAAAAATCACTGAATTTTTTCAGGAGCATCTCTTTGAGTTCGCCAATTACGGAAAATCGTGGCTCTTTATTTTTTTACCAACTATAGGAATTACCACCATTTATTTTTTGAGGAAATATCTGTTCAAAAACCGAAAAAATAAAGGGATTGCCGAAATTTATAAAACCGTTGACCAGCGGAAAGACCATTTGCCTTTTTTCAAAATTCCGTCACATTATCTGAATGGATTTCTGACCGTGATTTTTGGAGGTTCCACTGGAATTGAAGTTTCTACGGTGGTTGCAACGGCAACTGTTGGAAATTCGCTGTATGAAAAAAATTTTTCAGCCAATATTTATAAACTGGAACTGATTGGAGCCGGAGTTTGCGCCGGAGTTGCGGTTTTATTTGGAAATCCGATTGCAGGTTTTCTTTTTGCTTTTGAAGTGATAGCACGAAAATTCAATAAAACTTTGTTAATGAGTTTTACGGCTTCAGCATTGGTTTCGTGGGCATTTTTATATTTTTTTCCATCGAAACCTTTGATTTCCATAAAAGTTAAAGAATGGCACTGGTTTGCGCTTCCGTTTATGTTGGTTTTAAGTCTTTTTTCGGGAGTTTTGTCGGCTTATTTCACTATTTTGGTGATTCGGATCAAAGATTTTTTTGCCGGAATCTCCAATAATTTTATTCGCGTGAATCTTGGTGCATTGATTGTCGGTGCGATGATTTTCGTTTTCCCATTTCTTTACGGAGACAGTTACCATTCTTTGGGAGAAACGATTTCAAAACCCGAAAGTTTTTCAATTTTATTTTTTCTGACCTTGGTTTTGCTGAAACCGATTGCTTCTTCTTTAACACTTGGAGCAGGCGGAGACGGCGGAGTTTTTGCGCCGAGTATTGTAGCCGGTGCGTATTTGGGAATTGGTTTTGCGCTGGTTTGCAATACTTTTTTCGGGACGGATTTAATTTATCTGAATTTCGCTTTGATTGGCGCCGCAGCAACTTTATCGACCTCAATTTATGCGCCTTTAACCGCGCTTTTTCTGGTTTGCAATCTTGCGCCAAACGGTTTTGAATTAGGATTTCCGGTTTTGCTGGTTTGCGTAATTTCGAAATTTTTTACGCAGAAATTTATTCTTCCTTACAATGTTTACACGTATCTTTCTACGCATAAAGCTTGA
- a CDS encoding GNAT family N-acetyltransferase: MNFLQPTLKNENVILQPLKESDFERLYEVASDPKVWEQHPNKNRYEREVFQNFFEGAMISEGAFIIIDKESGEVAGSTRFYSHDEDENSIFIGYTFYGTKFWGSKLNPQVKKLMLDYIFQYVDLVKFHVGAENWRSRKAMERLGAENRGEISVAYHGEPNRENVEYWIKKEDWVFKQKLH, encoded by the coding sequence ATGAATTTCCTGCAACCAACCCTCAAAAACGAAAACGTCATTCTTCAACCACTCAAAGAATCTGATTTTGAAAGACTTTACGAAGTTGCTTCCGATCCCAAAGTTTGGGAACAGCATCCCAACAAAAACCGTTACGAAAGGGAAGTGTTTCAGAATTTTTTTGAGGGTGCGATGATTTCCGAAGGCGCATTCATCATCATCGATAAAGAAAGTGGCGAAGTTGCAGGAAGTACGCGATTCTATTCACACGATGAAGATGAGAATTCCATCTTTATCGGCTACACTTTTTATGGAACAAAATTTTGGGGTTCCAAACTCAATCCACAAGTCAAGAAACTGATGTTGGATTATATCTTTCAGTACGTTGATTTGGTAAAATTCCACGTCGGTGCAGAAAATTGGCGTTCTCGAAAGGCAATGGAAAGATTGGGCGCAGAAAATAGAGGTGAAATTTCAGTTGCTTATCATGGAGAACCCAATCGGGAAAATGTAGAATATTGGATTAAAAAAGAAGATTGGGTTTTTAAGCAGAAATTGCATTAA
- the amaB gene encoding L-piperidine-6-carboxylate dehydrogenase, protein MSKKTNDFGIEKTLKNLGISKENKGVSSGGKYFASGDLLESHSPTDGKLIAKVKTANSKDYDKVIETAKAAFKEFRMIPSPKRGELVRQFGNKLREKKDDLGKLVSYEMGKSLQEGLGEVQEMIDICDFAVGLSRQLHGFTMHSERPGHRMYEQYHPLGIVGIISAFNFPVAVWSWNTALAWICGNVCVWKPSEKTPLCAIACQNIIAEVLKENDLPEGISTMIVGDHKIGEQLVNDKNVALVSFTGSTRVGRIVGTNVAKRFGKSILELGGNNAIIISKDADLDMSIIGAVFGAVGTAGQRCTSTRRLIIHESVYEEVKNRLVKAYGQLKIGNPLDEKNHVGPLIDKDAVKQYLDSIKKCKKEGGKFVVEGGVLEGKNYESGCYVKPCIAEVENSYEIVQHETFAPILYLMKYNSLDEAIAMQNDVPQGLSSAIMTQNLREAELFLSQAGSDCGIANVNIGTSGAEIGGAFGGEKETGGGRESGSDVWKYYMRRQTNTINYTTSLPLAQGIKFDL, encoded by the coding sequence ATGTCCAAAAAAACCAATGATTTCGGCATCGAGAAAACCCTTAAGAATTTAGGTATTTCCAAAGAAAACAAAGGCGTTTCATCTGGCGGAAAATACTTTGCATCAGGTGATTTGCTCGAATCTCATTCACCAACCGACGGTAAATTAATCGCAAAAGTGAAAACCGCAAATTCCAAAGATTATGACAAAGTAATCGAAACGGCAAAAGCTGCCTTCAAAGAATTTCGCATGATTCCGTCGCCAAAAAGGGGAGAATTGGTTCGTCAGTTCGGGAATAAATTAAGAGAGAAAAAAGATGATTTAGGAAAACTCGTTTCCTACGAAATGGGGAAATCATTGCAGGAAGGTTTAGGCGAAGTTCAGGAAATGATAGACATCTGTGATTTCGCAGTGGGACTTTCACGCCAACTTCATGGTTTCACCATGCATTCCGAAAGACCGGGACACAGAATGTACGAACAGTATCATCCGCTTGGAATTGTGGGAATTATTTCCGCTTTCAACTTTCCGGTCGCAGTTTGGTCATGGAATACTGCTCTCGCTTGGATTTGTGGGAATGTTTGCGTTTGGAAACCATCTGAAAAAACGCCACTTTGCGCCATCGCTTGTCAAAATATTATCGCGGAAGTTTTAAAGGAAAATGATCTGCCGGAAGGAATTTCCACGATGATTGTTGGTGACCACAAAATCGGAGAACAATTGGTTAATGATAAGAATGTTGCTCTTGTTTCTTTCACCGGTTCAACTCGTGTTGGAAGAATTGTCGGAACGAATGTCGCTAAAAGATTCGGAAAATCGATTTTGGAATTGGGTGGAAACAACGCCATCATTATTTCTAAAGACGCCGATTTGGACATGTCGATTATCGGTGCAGTTTTCGGAGCGGTTGGAACGGCAGGACAAAGATGTACTTCCACAAGACGATTGATTATTCATGAATCCGTTTATGAGGAAGTGAAAAACCGTCTGGTAAAAGCTTACGGACAATTAAAAATCGGAAATCCTTTAGACGAAAAAAATCACGTTGGACCTTTAATCGATAAAGATGCCGTGAAACAATATTTGGATTCCATTAAAAAATGTAAAAAAGAAGGCGGAAAATTCGTTGTTGAAGGCGGAGTTTTAGAAGGAAAAAATTACGAATCTGGATGTTACGTAAAACCGTGCATCGCCGAAGTTGAGAATTCTTATGAAATTGTACAGCACGAAACTTTTGCACCAATTCTTTATTTAATGAAATACAACAGTTTGGACGAAGCTATCGCAATGCAGAACGACGTTCCACAAGGTTTGAGTTCCGCAATTATGACGCAGAATCTTCGTGAAGCAGAGTTGTTCCTTTCACAGGCTGGTTCCGATTGCGGAATTGCAAACGTAAATATTGGAACTTCGGGTGCAGAAATCGGTGGTGCTTTCGGTGGAGAAAAAGAAACCGGCGGCGGAAGAGAATCCGGTTCCGATGTTTGGAAATATTATATGAGAAGACAGACGAATACGATAAATTATACCACTAGTTTACCTTTAGCACAGGGAATTAAATTCGATTTATAA
- the lat gene encoding L-lysine 6-transaminase: MNDAIASHPQTTNKVKETLSRHLLADGFDFVMDFDKSHGSWIHDRITGKEYLDMFSMFASAAIGYNHPYLMEKSAWLGKLAVNKPTLADVYSQEFADFMEVFERVAIPEELQYTFFIEGGTMGVENAMKACFDWKTRKNFEKGLETEGDICIHFRQSFHGRSGYTLSLTNTSDPRKYQYFPKFDWPRIINPHLNFPITEENLEETIKNENLALMQIQEAILMNPERVACIIIEPIQAEGGDNHFRDEFFVGLRNLCDENEVLLIFDEVQTGIGMTGKMWAFQHFSVTPDIISFGKKTQVCGVLANKEKFDEIPNNVFRESSRINSTFGGNFIDMLRLQLTLEVIEKENLVENARVVGDYLLEGLKELEQKFPEKLSNARGRGLMCAIDLPTGADRDKMREVLYDDGLIILACGDRSIRFRPHLNVTKEEIQLALDKIVNNIDKI, encoded by the coding sequence ATGAACGACGCGATCGCATCTCACCCACAAACAACCAATAAAGTAAAAGAAACTCTTTCAAGACACCTTCTTGCAGATGGTTTTGATTTCGTGATGGATTTTGATAAATCCCACGGAAGTTGGATTCATGACCGAATCACAGGCAAAGAATACCTCGATATGTTTTCCATGTTCGCTTCTGCGGCAATCGGTTACAATCACCCTTATTTAATGGAAAAATCCGCCTGGCTCGGAAAATTGGCCGTGAACAAACCAACTTTGGCAGATGTTTATTCCCAAGAATTTGCAGATTTTATGGAGGTTTTCGAAAGAGTTGCGATTCCTGAAGAATTGCAGTACACTTTCTTTATCGAAGGTGGAACAATGGGCGTTGAAAATGCGATGAAAGCTTGTTTCGATTGGAAAACCCGCAAAAATTTTGAAAAAGGTTTGGAAACGGAAGGTGATATTTGCATCCATTTCAGACAGTCATTCCACGGAAGAAGCGGTTATACTTTGAGTTTGACGAATACTTCCGACCCAAGAAAATATCAATATTTCCCCAAATTTGATTGGCCAAGAATCATCAATCCACACTTAAATTTCCCGATTACGGAAGAAAATTTAGAGGAAACAATCAAAAATGAAAATCTTGCTTTAATGCAGATTCAGGAAGCGATTTTAATGAATCCGGAACGAGTTGCGTGTATTATTATCGAACCAATTCAGGCAGAAGGTGGCGACAATCATTTCCGTGACGAATTTTTTGTAGGATTGAGAAATCTTTGCGACGAAAACGAGGTACTTTTAATTTTTGATGAAGTACAGACAGGAATCGGAATGACCGGCAAAATGTGGGCTTTCCAACATTTCAGCGTAACTCCCGATATTATTTCTTTCGGTAAAAAGACTCAAGTTTGTGGAGTTTTAGCCAACAAAGAAAAGTTTGATGAAATCCCGAATAACGTGTTCCGTGAAAGTTCAAGAATCAACTCAACTTTTGGTGGAAACTTTATCGATATGCTTCGTCTGCAACTTACGTTGGAGGTTATTGAAAAAGAAAACTTGGTTGAAAATGCAAGAGTTGTTGGCGATTATCTTTTAGAAGGTTTAAAAGAACTGGAACAAAAATTCCCTGAAAAACTTTCCAACGCAAGAGGAAGAGGTTTGATGTGTGCCATCGATTTACCAACAGGAGCAGACCGCGATAAAATGCGTGAAGTTTTGTACGACGACGGTTTAATTATTTTAGCTTGTGGAGACCGTTCCATCCGTTTCCGTCCGCATTTGAACGTGACGAAAGAGGAAATTCAACTGGCTTTGGATAAGATTGTGAATAATATCGACAAGATTTAG
- a CDS encoding DUF2007 domain-containing protein yields the protein MERETRVAVFESEKPAEIQLIKSKLEAQDISVFLNDKYMSFTTTPTANTVKLLVNLSDEQKSFEIIDQYLQETDLEIKNNPK from the coding sequence ATGGAAAGAGAAACAAGAGTTGCAGTTTTTGAGAGCGAAAAACCAGCTGAAATTCAGTTGATTAAATCAAAGTTGGAAGCGCAGGATATTTCGGTTTTTTTGAATGACAAATATATGTCGTTTACCACAACACCAACTGCGAACACCGTGAAGTTACTGGTGAATCTGTCCGACGAACAAAAATCTTTCGAAATCATAGACCAATATCTTCAAGAAACAGATTTAGAAATTAAAAATAACCCTAAATAG
- a CDS encoding alpha-ketoacid dehydrogenase subunit alpha/beta, with product MQTTYIETQQISFQDFKNSVIEDYKLGRISREMSYLGRREVLTGKAKFGIFGDGKELPQLAMAKVFRNGDFRSGYYRDQTFAMAIGAVTVESFFAQLYADTNVEREPASAGRQMNGHYATRSLNEDGTWKNLMEQRNISSDISPTAGQMPRLLGLAQASKIYKSVKFEGSEKFSHNGNEVAFGTIGDASTAEGHFWETLNAACALQVPMIVSIWDDGYGISVPTHNQRAKADIAEMLSGFQRKEGENQGCEIIQVKAWDYPSLLDAFARAEHFARTESVPVVVHVIEVTQPQGHSTSGSHERYKNEERLNWEGEFDGLNKFREWILNYSIEIEGKNEVLATEEELNTIDSEAKKFVKEGQKKAWENYQNSINEIKNSVLPLIENLKSQNVEILSEIEKFNKIISVAKKDIFHLARKALILTRGTQSTERQNLQTKFDEIYKIEKDNYSSHLYSQSEWKATNVKEIAPIFSDSSEVVDGRVVVRNNFDKIFEKYPQALVFGEDAGNIGDVNQGLEGLQEKYGEIRIADTGIREATILGQGIGMAMRGLRPIAEIQYLDYILYCLQGMSDDLATVQYRTKGGQKAPVIIRTRGHRLEGIWHSGSPMAGIINLSKGILVLVPRNLTKAAGFYNTMLQSDEPCVIVECLNGYRLKEKQPENLGEFTVPVGKIEVTKEGSDVTLVTYGSTWRLVMDAAEELEKLGISAEVIDIQSLIPFDLSHEIAESVKKTNRLVVIDEDVEGGTTAFMLQQILEKQKAFRYLDADPLTICAENHRPPYASDGDYFSKPSVDDMVEKVYGMFTESNPTKYPKI from the coding sequence ATGCAAACCACTTATATCGAAACACAGCAGATTTCTTTTCAGGATTTTAAAAATTCAGTCATTGAAGATTACAAATTGGGCAGAATTTCCCGTGAAATGTCTTACCTTGGAAGAAGAGAAGTTCTCACAGGAAAAGCGAAATTTGGGATTTTCGGCGACGGAAAAGAATTGCCGCAACTGGCGATGGCAAAGGTTTTTAGAAACGGTGATTTTCGTTCAGGATATTACCGTGACCAAACTTTTGCGATGGCGATTGGAGCTGTAACAGTGGAAAGTTTCTTCGCGCAACTGTACGCAGATACGAATGTTGAACGCGAACCTGCTTCTGCGGGACGACAAATGAACGGTCATTACGCAACCAGAAGTTTGAATGAAGACGGAACTTGGAAAAATCTGATGGAACAAAGAAATATCTCATCCGATATTTCTCCAACCGCAGGACAAATGCCGAGATTGCTTGGTTTAGCTCAGGCGTCCAAAATTTATAAGTCGGTAAAGTTTGAAGGTTCTGAAAAATTCTCGCACAACGGAAATGAAGTCGCTTTCGGGACAATTGGTGATGCTTCCACGGCGGAAGGACATTTTTGGGAAACATTGAACGCAGCTTGTGCGCTTCAAGTACCGATGATTGTTTCGATTTGGGACGATGGTTACGGAATTTCTGTACCCACTCATAATCAAAGAGCGAAAGCGGATATTGCTGAAATGCTGTCGGGTTTTCAAAGAAAGGAAGGTGAAAATCAAGGTTGTGAAATTATTCAGGTAAAAGCTTGGGATTATCCGTCACTTTTGGATGCTTTTGCAAGAGCAGAACATTTCGCAAGAACAGAATCCGTTCCTGTTGTAGTGCATGTTATCGAAGTGACACAACCTCAAGGACATTCCACTTCGGGTTCTCATGAAAGATATAAAAATGAGGAACGTTTGAATTGGGAAGGTGAGTTTGATGGTTTAAATAAATTCCGAGAATGGATTTTGAATTATTCCATAGAAATCGAAGGAAAAAATGAAGTTTTAGCAACGGAAGAAGAATTAAATACCATCGATTCGGAAGCGAAAAAGTTCGTGAAAGAAGGTCAGAAAAAAGCTTGGGAAAATTATCAGAATTCAATCAATGAAATTAAAAATTCTGTTCTTCCATTAATTGAAAATTTAAAATCTCAAAATGTAGAAATTCTCTCTGAAATTGAGAAGTTCAACAAAATTATTTCAGTAGCGAAAAAAGATATTTTCCATTTGGCTAGAAAAGCTTTGATTCTAACAAGAGGAACTCAATCTACTGAAAGACAAAACCTTCAAACCAAATTCGATGAGATTTATAAGATTGAAAAAGATAATTATTCTTCTCATCTTTATTCACAATCAGAGTGGAAAGCGACAAACGTAAAAGAAATTGCCCCCATTTTTTCTGACAGTTCAGAAGTTGTGGACGGAAGAGTAGTGGTGAGAAATAACTTCGATAAAATCTTTGAAAAATATCCGCAAGCTTTAGTTTTCGGTGAAGATGCAGGAAATATTGGCGACGTAAACCAAGGTTTGGAAGGACTTCAGGAAAAATATGGCGAAATAAGAATTGCCGACACCGGAATCCGTGAAGCAACGATACTCGGACAGGGAATTGGAATGGCGATGCGCGGTTTGAGACCGATTGCAGAAATCCAATACCTCGATTATATTTTGTACTGTTTACAAGGAATGAGCGACGATTTGGCAACCGTTCAATACCGAACAAAAGGCGGACAAAAAGCACCGGTAATCATCCGAACCCGCGGTCACCGATTGGAAGGAATTTGGCATTCCGGCTCTCCAATGGCGGGAATTATTAACTTGTCGAAAGGGATTTTAGTTTTAGTTCCAAGAAATTTAACCAAAGCTGCTGGTTTTTATAACACGATGCTTCAAAGTGACGAACCATGCGTGATTGTGGAATGTTTGAACGGTTATCGTTTGAAAGAAAAGCAACCTGAAAATTTAGGAGAATTCACCGTTCCTGTCGGAAAAATTGAAGTGACGAAAGAAGGAAGCGATGTAACTTTGGTAACTTACGGTTCTACTTGGAGATTGGTGATGGATGCCGCGGAAGAACTTGAAAAACTAGGAATTTCTGCGGAAGTGATTGATATACAGTCTTTAATTCCTTTTGACTTAAGTCACGAAATTGCAGAAAGCGTGAAGAAAACCAACCGGCTTGTTGTAATCGATGAAGATGTGGAAGGTGGAACGACTGCGTTTATGCTTCAACAGATTTTAGAAAAACAGAAAGCGTTCAGATATTTGGATGCCGATCCTTTAACAATTTGTGCAGAAAATCACAGACCACCGTATGCAAGCGACGGAGATTATTTTAGCAAACCAAGTGTTGACGATATGGTGGAGAAAGTGTATGGAATGTTTACGGAAAGTAATCCTACGAAATATCCGAAGATATAG
- the lpdA gene encoding dihydrolipoyl dehydrogenase: MNYDIIVIGSGPGGYVTAIRAAQLGFKTAVIEKENLGGICLNWGCIPTKALLKSAHVFKYLQKAEEFGLNKVENPGFDFSKVIQRSRGVATKMSGGIAFLMKKNKIDVIMGTAKIQKGKKVAVVDKDGKTTEYSAEHIIIATGARSRELPNLPQDGVKVIGYRQALALPEQPKSMIVVGSGAIGVEFADFYNSMGTKVTIVEFMPNIVPVEDEEVSKHLEKSLKKSGIEIMTNASVESVDTSGNGVKANVKTATGNITLEADILLSAVGIAANIEDQGFEEVGIQTDKGRVLVNEWYETSVPGYYAIGDILPTQALAHVASAEGITCVEKIKGLHVEAIDYGNIPGCTYCHPEIASVGLTEKQAKDKGYEIKVGKFPFSASGKATANGDTDGFIKVIFDAKYGEWLGCHMVGDGVTDMIAEAVVARKLETTGHEVLKSIHPHPTISEAVMEAVAAAYGEVIHI; this comes from the coding sequence ATGAATTACGATATCATTGTCATTGGGAGTGGTCCCGGTGGATATGTGACCGCAATCAGAGCGGCACAGTTGGGTTTCAAAACTGCTGTTATTGAAAAAGAAAATTTGGGCGGGATCTGCCTGAATTGGGGATGTATCCCGACAAAAGCGTTGTTGAAATCTGCACACGTTTTCAAATATTTACAAAAAGCCGAAGAATTCGGATTGAATAAAGTAGAAAATCCAGGTTTTGATTTTTCTAAAGTCATTCAAAGAAGTAGAGGAGTTGCCACCAAAATGAGCGGCGGAATTGCATTCTTGATGAAGAAAAACAAAATCGACGTCATCATGGGAACAGCCAAAATCCAAAAAGGGAAAAAAGTAGCCGTTGTTGACAAAGATGGAAAAACCACTGAATATTCCGCAGAACACATCATCATTGCAACTGGTGCCCGTTCCAGAGAATTGCCAAATCTTCCGCAAGATGGCGTGAAAGTGATTGGCTACCGCCAAGCGCTTGCTCTTCCTGAACAACCAAAATCTATGATTGTAGTTGGTTCCGGCGCAATTGGAGTGGAGTTTGCCGATTTTTATAACTCGATGGGAACTAAAGTAACGATTGTGGAATTCATGCCAAATATTGTTCCGGTTGAAGACGAAGAAGTGTCTAAACATCTAGAAAAATCCTTGAAAAAATCAGGAATTGAAATCATGACGAATGCTTCCGTGGAATCTGTCGATACTTCTGGAAACGGTGTGAAAGCAAACGTGAAAACGGCAACTGGAAATATCACTTTAGAAGCAGACATTCTACTTTCCGCAGTTGGAATCGCTGCAAACATCGAAGACCAAGGATTCGAGGAAGTTGGAATTCAAACTGACAAAGGAAGAGTTTTGGTGAACGAATGGTACGAAACTTCTGTTCCGGGATATTATGCGATTGGCGATATTTTGCCGACTCAAGCTTTAGCACACGTTGCTTCCGCAGAAGGAATTACCTGCGTTGAAAAAATCAAGGGACTTCATGTAGAGGCGATAGATTACGGAAATATCCCAGGTTGTACTTATTGTCATCCTGAAATTGCGTCCGTTGGTTTGACCGAAAAACAGGCAAAAGATAAAGGTTACGAAATCAAAGTTGGAAAATTTCCGTTCTCTGCAAGTGGAAAAGCAACTGCAAACGGCGATACCGACGGTTTCATCAAAGTAATTTTCGATGCAAAATATGGAGAATGGCTCGGTTGTCACATGGTTGGAGACGGCGTTACAGATATGATTGCTGAAGCCGTTGTTGCCAGAAAATTAGAAACAACAGGACACGAAGTGCTGAAATCTATTCACCCGCATCCGACGATTTCTGAAGCAGTGATGGAGGCGGTTGCAGCTGCTTATGGAGAAGTAATTCATATCTAA